From the genome of Gracilibacillus salitolerans, one region includes:
- a CDS encoding DUF5325 family protein gives MNFQFSKFLLALCVILAFSAAGVGVALRSFWFIVIAFLVGFALMGYGITLKKKESS, from the coding sequence ATGAATTTTCAATTTTCAAAATTTCTTTTAGCACTTTGTGTTATCCTAGCATTTTCTGCTGCCGGTGTCGGTGTAGCACTTAGAAGCTTTTGGTTTATCGTTATTGCATTTCTGGTTGGTTTTGCACTAATGGGATACGGTATAACATTAAAGAAAAAAGAATCCAGTTAA
- a CDS encoding YlaH-like family protein: MQRETVIPVPDNLWPVADFFMKGLGGEVNVADEGEMATLIRGFMLLYLTVVVFAILAYKFGFAKKLSPLKSLIIYILLIIGTFFLTIIFGLNLPLAESLFIIAIVMGVYRLRLSQERKQNNNKKAEQ, translated from the coding sequence ATGCAAAGAGAAACAGTAATTCCAGTACCCGACAATCTATGGCCAGTGGCTGATTTTTTTATGAAAGGTTTAGGTGGGGAAGTAAATGTAGCAGACGAAGGTGAGATGGCTACCTTAATCAGAGGTTTTATGCTTCTTTACTTGACGGTTGTTGTTTTCGCTATATTGGCATATAAATTTGGATTTGCTAAAAAGCTATCACCGCTTAAATCATTGATTATCTATATTTTATTAATTATCGGGACATTCTTTTTAACGATAATATTCGGTCTGAATCTCCCATTAGCAGAAAGTCTATTTATCATCGCAATTGTAATGGGAGTCTATCGCTTAAGGCTATCTCAAGAACGAAAACAAAATAATAACAAAAAGGCTGAGCAATAA
- a CDS encoding YlaI family protein — MRVKCVICDKINKIDNDCTKAKKLRNRLIHTYMCPECDKRIEENTIKRHKTGNFKLYRKKEVQDQYLS, encoded by the coding sequence ATGCGAGTAAAATGCGTGATTTGCGATAAAATAAATAAAATAGATAATGATTGTACGAAAGCTAAAAAACTGCGTAATCGACTAATACACACGTATATGTGTCCAGAATGCGATAAGCGCATTGAAGAAAATACAATCAAGAGGCATAAAACTGGTAATTTTAAGCTTTATCGAAAAAAAGAAGTACAAGACCAATATTTATCATAA
- a CDS encoding YhcN/YlaJ family sporulation lipoprotein produces MKYIYLLCLLVVLIGCQQDVQENKFAQNSDDFGAVQVKNSDPATTDDMDNQEKAQYLANLASEVPNVNDASALITNRGVIVSIDVDDDLDRSHVGSIKFSVLEALEHDPFGRKAIVVADADLHERIQGIGQKIQDGHPIEAFTEELANITGRWMPELPLNEKQSDNSDQNKQIMNEDEQQQLEEINEEQSNHQKDR; encoded by the coding sequence TGTGCTTATTAGTCGTTTTGATTGGTTGTCAGCAAGATGTACAGGAAAATAAATTCGCTCAGAATTCGGATGACTTCGGAGCAGTTCAAGTAAAGAATTCTGATCCAGCAACAACAGATGATATGGATAATCAAGAAAAGGCTCAATATTTGGCTAATCTGGCAAGCGAGGTACCAAATGTAAATGATGCATCTGCTCTAATCACAAACCGTGGTGTCATTGTCAGTATAGATGTGGATGACGATTTAGATCGTTCACATGTAGGTTCGATTAAATTCTCTGTACTGGAAGCATTAGAACATGATCCATTCGGAAGAAAAGCAATTGTCGTAGCTGATGCTGACTTACATGAACGGATACAAGGTATAGGGCAAAAAATTCAGGATGGTCATCCAATTGAAGCTTTTACAGAAGAACTGGCAAATATCACTGGTCGGTGGATGCCGGAATTACCTCTAAATGAAAAACAGTCAGATAATTCAGACCAAAATAAACAAATTATGAATGAAGATGAACAACAGCAACTTGAAGAAATTAATGAGGAACAATCCAATCATCAGAAAGATCGTTAA